The Pedobacter roseus genome contains a region encoding:
- a CDS encoding pirin family protein: METKQIKNVLKAPAPHMVGDGFRVHNFFPSGYEINMSPFFLLDYGSKIEFSARKTPRGVGVHPHRGFETVTIAYHGAVAHHDSSGNSGVIYPGDVQWMTAASGVLHKEYHEENYSLTGGPFQMVQLWINLPAKDKMSKAKYQAIKQADLAHFDLPENRGKIEIIAGNYQKIKGNATTFTPIELYNARLNKGGEAVFNFPGNFNTGFMVIEGSVKINGSENISADHFIYFDNKGEEIKVEASENSVLLILSGQPIDEPIVQYGPFLMNTEAEIHQAIEDYNQGRFGYLEE, from the coding sequence ATGGAAACAAAACAAATAAAAAATGTACTTAAAGCCCCTGCGCCGCACATGGTTGGCGATGGATTTAGGGTACACAACTTTTTCCCAAGCGGTTATGAAATTAACATGAGTCCATTTTTTTTATTGGACTATGGCTCTAAAATTGAATTTTCTGCGAGGAAAACCCCAAGAGGTGTTGGTGTTCATCCGCACCGGGGTTTCGAAACCGTAACCATTGCCTATCATGGTGCCGTTGCGCATCACGATAGCTCCGGGAACAGTGGAGTGATATATCCTGGCGATGTACAGTGGATGACTGCTGCAAGTGGTGTACTGCATAAAGAGTACCATGAAGAAAATTACAGTTTAACGGGCGGTCCTTTTCAAATGGTTCAGCTTTGGATCAATCTTCCGGCAAAAGATAAAATGAGCAAAGCGAAATATCAGGCCATTAAACAGGCTGATCTGGCTCATTTTGATTTACCAGAAAACAGAGGAAAAATCGAAATCATTGCAGGTAATTATCAAAAAATAAAAGGTAACGCCACCACCTTTACCCCTATTGAGCTGTATAATGCGAGATTAAATAAGGGCGGAGAAGCTGTCTTTAACTTTCCAGGGAATTTTAATACCGGCTTTATGGTAATTGAAGGATCAGTAAAAATCAACGGATCTGAAAATATATCAGCTGATCACTTTATTTATTTCGACAACAAAGGTGAAGAAATTAAGGTTGAAGCTTCAGAAAATAGTGTTTTACTTATTTTGAGCGGTCAGCCTATTGATGAGCCTATTGTTCAGTACGGTCCGTTTTTAATGAACACCGAGGCTGAGATTCATCAGGCCATTGAAGATTATAACCAGGGAAGATTTGGTTATTTAGAAGAGTAG
- a CDS encoding YceI family protein gives MATTKWTLDPTHSELQFKVKHLMITTVTGSLKSFSAELTSEGDEFENAEISFKGDIDSIDTGNTDRDNHLKSGDFFDAEKFAHIEFKSSAVEKDGGDYIVKGDLTIKGETKPVKLTAEFGGIATDPWGNTKAGFTLSGKINRSDFGLTWNAALETGGVMVSEEVRLLGELQFVKSV, from the coding sequence ATGGCAACTACAAAATGGACATTAGATCCAACCCACAGCGAATTACAATTTAAAGTAAAACACTTAATGATTACTACTGTAACTGGTAGTTTAAAATCTTTTTCGGCAGAATTAACCTCTGAAGGTGATGAATTCGAAAATGCTGAAATTTCTTTTAAAGGTGATATCGATTCTATCGACACCGGAAATACCGACCGTGATAACCACTTAAAAAGCGGCGATTTCTTTGATGCCGAAAAATTTGCTCACATTGAGTTTAAATCTAGTGCAGTAGAAAAAGATGGTGGCGATTATATCGTTAAAGGTGATTTAACTATCAAAGGCGAAACTAAACCAGTAAAATTGACTGCAGAATTTGGCGGTATTGCTACCGATCCATGGGGAAATACGAAAGCTGGTTTTACTTTGAGCGGAAAAATTAACCGTTCTGATTTCGGCTTAACCTGGAATGCTGCTTTAGAAACCGGTGGTGTAATGGTAAGTGAAGAGGTTCGCCTTTTGGGTGAATTGCAGTTTGTGAAAAGCGTATAA